The genomic window CGGCTTGTACTTTTCCAAGACCCAGTGGGAGTTCACCCACTACACCTGCAGTCTTCATTTTCCTCCTGAAAGCTTCACAAAGTGGAAGCAGTTCCAGGCTCTGAAACTGAACATCTTGGGGCTGATATTGCCTCTGTTGGTCATGATTGTCTGCTACACAGGGATTATAAAGATTCTGCTCAGAAGACCAAATGAGAAGAAAGCCAAAGCCGTGCGTCTGATTTTTGTCATCATGatcatcttctttctcttttggacGCCCTACAATCTGAGTGTGTTTGTTTCCGCTTTCCAAGATTCCCTGTTCACCTATAAGTGTGAGCAGAGCAGACAGCTGGACCTGGCCATTCAAGTGACAGAGGTGATTGCCTACACTCACTGCTGCGTCAACCCTGTGATCTACGTCTTTGTCGGTGAGAGGTTCCGCAAGTATCTGCGGCAGTTGTTCCACCGGCTGGTGGCTGTGCACCTGGCCAAGTGGCTCCCCTTCCTCTCCACAGAGAGGCTGGAGAGGGTCAGCTCCATGTCCCCCTCCACAGGCGAGCATGAGCTCTCTGCTGGGTTCTGACTCAGGCCCCTGGAGGCCAATGCAGGACC from Capricornis sumatraensis isolate serow.1 chromosome 10, serow.2, whole genome shotgun sequence includes these protein-coding regions:
- the LOC138087373 gene encoding C-C chemokine receptor type 1, with the translated sequence METSTSAKDLDMTTEYDYGDTTPCQKVQERAFGAQLLPPLYSVVFVIGLIGNILVVLVLMQYKRLRSMTSIYLLNLAISDLIFLFTLPFWIDYKVKDDWVFGDAMCKLLSGFYFMGLYSEIFFIVLLTIDRYLAIVHAVFALRARTVTFGIVTSIVTWVLAILASVPGLYFSKTQWEFTHYTCSLHFPPESFTKWKQFQALKLNILGLILPLLVMIVCYTGIIKILLRRPNEKKAKAVRLIFVIMIIFFLFWTPYNLSVFVSAFQDSLFTYKCEQSRQLDLAIQVTEVIAYTHCCVNPVIYVFVGERFRKYLRQLFHRLVAVHLAKWLPFLSTERLERVSSMSPSTGEHELSAGF